One Sphingobium sp. CAP-1 genomic region harbors:
- a CDS encoding F0F1 ATP synthase subunit B family protein codes for MPQIAQIADTYSSQIFWLLLTFGLVFFVIGLGMVPKVQGTADARDAKISGDLDAAKAAFARADEAEADYRTRDAANRAAAQAVMAKAKTEAAKASEAKLAAADADVASKIAAAEARIQAASNAALGEIETVAAEAARDMVARISGVDASDEAARNAVKAALAHG; via the coding sequence ATGCCTCAAATCGCGCAAATCGCCGATACTTACTCCAGCCAGATATTCTGGCTGCTGCTGACCTTCGGCCTCGTCTTCTTCGTCATTGGCCTTGGCATGGTGCCCAAGGTTCAGGGCACGGCGGACGCGCGCGACGCGAAGATCAGCGGTGATCTGGACGCGGCCAAGGCTGCCTTTGCCCGCGCCGACGAAGCCGAAGCCGATTATCGCACCCGCGACGCCGCGAACCGCGCCGCCGCTCAGGCGGTGATGGCCAAGGCCAAGACGGAAGCGGCCAAGGCTTCGGAAGCAAAGCTCGCCGCAGCCGATGCTGATGTCGCGAGCAAGATCGCCGCGGCCGAAGCGCGCATCCAGGCTGCAAGCAATGCGGCTCTGGGAGAAATCGAAACCGTCGCCGCCGAAGCGGCGCGCGACATGGTGGCTCGCATTTCCGGCGTCGATGCGTCGGACGAAGCAGCCCGCAACGCAGTAAAGGCAGCACTGGCTCATGGCTGA
- a CDS encoding F0F1 ATP synthase subunit C: MDAEAAKLLGAGLAAIGAGIAALGVGNVFSAFLEGALRNPGAADGQQGRLFIGFAAAELLGLLAFVIAMILVFVA, translated from the coding sequence ATGGACGCAGAAGCCGCAAAGCTGCTCGGTGCTGGCCTGGCCGCGATCGGTGCGGGCATCGCCGCCCTCGGTGTGGGCAACGTGTTCAGCGCCTTTCTGGAAGGCGCGCTGCGCAATCCGGGCGCTGCCGACGGTCAGCAGGGCCGCCTGTTCATCGGTTTCGCTGCGGCGGAACTTCTGGGTCTGCTGGCGTTCGTTATCGCCATGATCCTGGTGTTCGTGGCCTAA
- a CDS encoding F0F1 ATP synthase subunit A, with protein MAESGKIDPMHQFAIEPLFGTDHWSLGGFNIAFTNSALYMVLAAVVLWIFVIGGMKRELVPGRWQMAVEYMTGFIKNLLVANIGDKGRKYIPYVFSLFMFILLANLLGLLPLGLIGMHPFTFTSHFTATGVLAIMSFSIVLIVGFWKHGFHFFSLFVPHGTPIAMVVPLFFIELVSFMVRPFSLGLRLFVAMTAGHVLLKVLAGFVINSANASPALGATVGLASFVLMIGISALEMLVAVIQAYVFALLTSVYLNDAENLH; from the coding sequence GTGGCAGAATCCGGCAAAATCGATCCGATGCACCAGTTCGCTATCGAACCCCTGTTCGGTACGGATCACTGGTCGCTGGGCGGCTTCAACATCGCCTTCACCAACAGCGCGCTCTATATGGTGCTGGCCGCCGTGGTGCTGTGGATCTTTGTGATCGGTGGCATGAAGCGGGAGCTGGTTCCCGGCCGCTGGCAGATGGCGGTCGAATATATGACCGGCTTCATCAAGAACCTGCTGGTCGCCAATATCGGCGACAAGGGGCGGAAATATATTCCTTACGTATTCTCGCTGTTCATGTTCATCCTGCTGGCGAACCTGCTGGGTCTGCTGCCGCTGGGCCTGATCGGGATGCACCCCTTCACCTTCACCAGTCACTTCACGGCCACTGGCGTCCTTGCGATCATGAGCTTCTCGATCGTGCTGATCGTCGGCTTCTGGAAGCATGGCTTTCACTTCTTCTCGCTGTTCGTGCCGCACGGCACACCGATCGCGATGGTGGTGCCGCTCTTCTTTATCGAACTCGTGTCCTTCATGGTGCGTCCGTTCAGCCTGGGCCTGCGACTGTTCGTCGCGATGACCGCGGGCCACGTCCTGCTGAAGGTGCTGGCCGGCTTCGTCATCAACAGCGCCAACGCCTCGCCGGCTCTGGGCGCCACTGTCGGCCTTGCCAGCTTCGTCCTGATGATCGGTATCAGCGCGCTGGAAATGCTGGTCGCGGTGATCCAGGCTTATGTGTTCGCGCTGCTGACCTCGGTCTATCTGAATGACGCCGAGAATTTGCACTGA